AGTCCCTTCCTGCACAGAATCTATAAGTGCTTTTGTGCAGAAGTTGCTGCTTGTGCAAAACAGGCAGGCAGGAGGGGGAAGGTTGTGtaccttttaagaacataagagaagccatattggatcaggccaatggcccatccagtccaacactctgtgtcgcacagtggccaaaaatatacacacacacacacacacacatatatatatatatacatactgtggctaatagccactgatggacctctgctccatatttttatctaaccccctcttgaagctgtctatgcttgtagccgccgccacctcctgtggcagtgaattccacatgttaatcactctttgggtgaagaagtacttccttttatctgttttaatctgactgctcagcaatttcatcgaatgcccacgagttcttgtattgtgagaaaggaagaaaagtacttctttctctgttttctccatctcatgcattatcttgtaaacctctatcatgtcaccccacagtcgacgtttctccaagctaaagagccccaagcgtcttaacctttcttcatagggaaagtgttccagccctttaatcattctagttgcccttttctggactttctccaatgctataatatcctttttgaggtgcagcgaccagaactacacacagtactccaaatgaaaccgcaccattgatttatacaagggcattatgatactggctgatttgttgtcaattcccttcctaataattcccagcatggcattggccttttttattgcaatcgcacactgtcttgacattttcagtgagttatctatcacggccccaagatctctctcttggtcagtctctgccagttcacacccccatcaacttgtatttgtagctgcgattcttggccccaatgtgcattacttagcacttggccacattgaacgtcatctgccacgctgacgcccactcaccaacTTTTAGGTGCGACTTCTCAGGCCATCTAATTGGTTGGGGCAACAAggctcctccctcttctccttAGCCAGCCTAACCACTCTTCAGTTGCACTTGTGTTCCCATTGATACCAAACACCTTGCAAAGTTGCTCTGTCGGTTCTTCGACTCGATTTCATCATTTTTATAGTCTCCAGCTACCCAAACAGCTGCTAAATTAAGGAAGGGAGCTGATGATGCGGGGCTGATTGTTGTTGCGTAATGTTCCTGTTACATTAGGAACGTGCTGGAACTTGAAGGCGAACTTTGGGCTGCCTCTGACAACTTCCTTTCTCTGCAGATCTGCTCTTCTGCCCCATCGTCTCCGTTTCCTTCAGCAAATCATTTTATTTCTTGTCGGGTGGCCTTTTTTTAATGAGGACTGCAGCAGCCCTTGGATTTAGCTGATCAGATTCTTAAGAGAGCTGCAAAGCAGGGATAGACTGAAACATCAAAACGGAAAAgcctccttttttatttttagctGCTTCCTACTTTGGAAGCGAAACTCCGAGCGTCATTTCACAGGGCCGAGGTTTTGAAATAAATGTTCTTTGGAGGACCCTGAGGTTCAGAGAGAAGGTCAACAAAGTTCTCGTTCTGTGTCTGACCTGAGGGCTGCTGAACTGGGTGCTTTGCTCTTAGTGGGGAGAAAAATCACACAAGGTTATATTAATCAgcttataaataaattaattggCTAGTGGCTGGTGGTGGCCATGGCCTATGTAGATAATTGGCATATATGCCTTAGatcagtgtgctgtagtggttaagagcggcagccTCAAATCTGAGGAAGCGAGttagattccccattcctccacatgaagcctgctgggtgaccttggaccagtcacagtcctctccaaactctctcaccaaatgagagccagtttggtgtagtggttaagtgtgcaggctcttatctgagagaaccaggttggattccccactcctccacttgcacctgctggaatggccttgggtcagccatggctctcgtaggagttgtccttgaaagggcagctgctgtaagagctttctcagccccacctacctcacagggtgtcttttatgggggggggaaggtaaaggagattgtgaccgttctgagacactgagattcagagtggagggcgggatataaatcctgtaTATTCTTCCCTGCTGCTTGCCTCAcaaaggtgactgttgtggggagaggaaggaaaggagattgtagggtactttgagactccttaaggtagataaaagcggggtataaaaccttcttcctcttcctcctccttgtcaTATCTACCATTGAGAGCTGTTGCATCTCCACGTTGACAGTGAACGCGTGCTGTTTTGAGACCCATCCCGTCCTTGCAGAAGACTCCTGAAAGAGGCTGTTGACTGTACTGTAGTTTTCTGCTTCCATTtgctgattttttggggggacagTATAACAAACAGGAAAACGTTTGCTATACTTCGGGATGTTTTTGGTATGACACTGTTGCTGCTACCAGCACTTTAAAAAGGCGCCTGACTATGAAAAGATCAAGGGAGGGCTTCACAGGGAACAGTTGCAAGGGAAACTCGACTGCCAGTTTTGCCCCAAAGCCAACGAGGCACATACGCAACAACCTTTGTCACACTTCCTGCATCTCTGTCAACCAGCAGATGTCTACACTACGCAGTGGTCGTAAGAAGCAGCCCACCAGCCCCGATGGTAGGACCTCCCCCATCAACGAAGACATCCGGTCCAGCGGCCGCAACTCTCCCAGCGCTGCCAGCACGTCGAGTAACGATAGCAAAGCAGACTCAGTGAAGAAGTCCACCAAGGTACGTTCTGACGGCTCCATGAGACACTTGTGGGCCTGTTCTGTCATTGGCCAGATAAATGCATGGAGAGGAGGGTCACTGCCGTGGAGGCGTGTTGTGAGGAAGCCCTGCCTCTCGAGTACCGGGAAGGGCAGAGATATCGATGAGTGTGGAGAACCGGATGGTGGCCTAGATGGGACATAATGGTGGTTCTTCCTGTAACTCATCCGCGGAGAGTTGGGATGGAGAGGCAGTGCGGCTTGACTGAACGTGGATGTCCGTCAGGCGCATGAAGCTGCTTCCCGATACGTCTACTGTGGTTTTTCTCCCTTAACATGGTCTCCCTTTCCGCTTCTCATGTGTGGTAGAAGATAAAAGAGGAGGCATCATCTCCTCTCAAGAGTTCCAAGCGACAGCGAGAAAAGGCAGCGTCTGACACAGAAGAGCCTGAAAGAATCAACGCGAAAAAAACCAAAACTCAAGTAAGTCCCACGAGGGAGTCTGACTTCTGACTTGGGTGTGACTCCTTTTCAGTTGGGCGGTAGGCTGGGAACAGagcagagggggttttttttggtgggggcaGTCAGTAAGGAGAACAAaaaccaccccccgcccccagtagGATTTCTGTACCTCACTCTCCCTAACCTGAAATGTGTTTCCAAACGCTGTCTATATACAGATTCCCTATCCAGGGCTACCACCAAGTAAAGACATGTTTCCcctacagcaggtgcaagtgggtcATTCTCCCCATTGCAGCTGATTGGTtcttgggtttggggaggggaggggcaggctGCCTTCCACCTTGGAGACTAGCTCCAGTGGGgggcagaagaagatgatgacgttagatttatatcctcaGTTTTTAAGAGTTTTATCGGTTTCGAAAAGAGTAAGGGTAGGGGATAGGGgggaatagaaagcacaatacatttggccttattctgcataaaaatacttttgaAAAATACAAGCTTccatctacaatactttctttacataaatagTCCCATATTATGATGTCTATACTAAACATCatccaacattttaaaattttatagtataaatcttttgttaaagttatctattagttttgacgattccaaatttcataatataaaatacagggggtgggggggaagagaaataagttcacaccagagaatcttaagagtcttgagtgtctaaccaggcataaaatttcatacAGTAtattcttgcttcttctttagatctcccagccaacagctgggatagaaagtccagctctgctgtttccagaatttttcccaccgtCCATTTTCGtgggtattggatttatatcctgccctatactctgaatctcagagcggtcacgatctcctttacctccccccccccaccccacaacagatatcctgtgaggtaggtggggctcttacgagcagctgccctttcagggacaactcctgcaagagctatggctgacccaaggccattccaagcagctgcaagtggaggagtggggaatcgaacccagttctcccagataaggctccgcacacttaaccactacaccaaactggctctcaacaaggGGGTTGCCTCAAGCTTCAGATTGGAGTTGGCAAAAGTGGGAGGCAGGTGTAAGTCCTGACCCCAAAAAAACAAAGTACTGCAACTTCATCAAAAAGTTCTTCTACCCATTGAAACAGCCCTGTTCTCTCGCAGCTTCCGTTTGATGGGGCAGTCTCAGGGGACCTGCCCAGAGGATTGTGTTCAGCGTTGAGTGGCATAAAACATATCTGGATTGTCTGTGTTGGGGCACTCGGGTGCACCTGAGCTGTTTCCCATCCAGCATCTACTCAGGATGGACACCGCTGAGCCACCAGCTATCCCACAGAGACGCCTTGATCCTTAAGAGccgctctctctccttccttccccacaggaGATCAGCAGGCCCAACTCCCCCTCGGAGggtgaaggggaaggggaggagctccGACAGCCGCAGCGTGAACGATGAAGGCAGCAGCGACCCCAAAGACATCGACCAGGACAACCGGAGCACCTCGCCCAGCATCCCCAGCCCCCAGGACAACGAGAGCGACTCGGATTCGTCGGCTCAGCAGCAAGTGCTGCAGGCCACCAACGGCCCCTCCCAGCCCCccaccctcctcctctctccccgtgTCGGCGCAACTGCCCACGCCACTGCCCGTCGCCTCAAGCGCCCCCTCTTCGGCGCCCTCCCATGTTTCTCCAGCGTCCCAAGCGCCCAGCCAACCGCTGGCCGCGGCGGCCCCTCATTCTCACATCCAACAAGGCCCCGTCCTTCACCCCCAGAGGCTCCCTTCACCTCACCCGCCTCTGCAGCCTCTGACCGTGCCCCCCAGCCAGCCCCCGCTCCCCGCCAGCTCTCAGCCACACCAGCAGCCTCCGCTTCATGGACAGATCCAGGCTGTCCCCCCACGGCCTCCAAGCCCAGCCCCTTCTGCCTCACCCAGTCTCCTCTCAGCCGTTCCCCGCTCCCACCTCAGTCGTCGTCCTCTGCTCAGTCTCAGGTTCCCCTGCAGCCGCCGGCCGCCTCTCACCCCCATGCGGCGCTGCAGGTCCCAGCGGCGCAGCCCACCTTGCCATCCCCGTCCCCCTTGCAGCAGCCGCCACCCCAGCCGCCGCGAGAGCAGcctctgcccccccgcccccatctccATGCCTCACATCAAGCCGCCTCCCACCACCCCGATCCCGCAGCTCCCCACCCCGGCACACAAGCATCCGCCCCACCTCTCGGGGCCCTCACCCTTCTCCATGAACTCcaacctgcctccccctcccgcccTGAAGCCCCTCAGCTCCCTCTCGACCCACCACCCGCCCTCCGCGCACCCGCCTCCCTTGCAGCTGATGCCTCAGAGCCAGCCGCTCCAGCCTTCACCAGCGCAGCCCCCCGTCCTGACGCAAAGCCAGAGCCTGCCCCCCTCCTCCGGCCCTCCACCAAGTCCCTCCCCAGCCCCCTTTCTCCCAGCACCCCTTTGCCCCTGGGGGCGCGCCTTCCATCACGCCGCCCTCCTGTCCGTCAACGTCCACGCCACCTTCTGTGCCTGGCATCCCGCCTCAGGCCGCAGTCTCCACATCGGCGGCTTCCTGCGGAAACGTCCCAGTGGTGACGTCCTGTACGATACCGCCCATCCAGATTAAAGAGGAGGCTCCGGACGAGGCAGAGGAACCGGAAAGCCCACCTCCGCCACCCAGGAGTCCGTCGCCAGAACCCACGGTGGTGGATACGCCGAGCCACGCCAGCCAGTCGGCCAGGTAAGGAGGATGGGGGGCAGATGCTCTCCGCTCACCTTTGTGGGGGTTGCCAGCTGGGCTTGCTCTCGTTCTCACCTGAGGGTTTTACAGTGCAGAACAGCAAGTCAGGGGTAAAAGTTCACTCCTTAGCGGGACTTAGCTAGAGTGAGAACCTTATGACAGGGGTTGAGGAGGGTGAGCTCCCACAAAGAAGACGACGGCTGCAgattgataccccgcccttctctctgagtcagagactcagagcagtttacaatctcctatatcaggggtggccagcggtagctctccagatgttttttgcctacaactcccatcagccccagccagcatggccaatggctggggctgatggaagttgcaggcaaaaaacatctggagagctaccgttggccacccctgtcctatatcttctccccccacaacaggcaccctgcgaggtgggtagggctgaaagggctctcccagcagctgccctttcaaggagagctctgcgagagctgtggctgacctaaggccgttccagcagctgcaagttgaggagtggggaatcaaaccctgttctcccagataagagtccacacacttcaccactagggctgacccaaggccattccagcagctgcaagaggaggagtggggaatcaaacccggttctcccagataagagtccgctcacgtaaccactatggctgacccaaggccattccagcagctgcaagtggaggggtggggaatcaaacccggttctcccagataagagtccgctcacttaaccactagggctgccccaaggccattccagcagctgcaagtggagaggtggggaatcaaacccggctctcccagataagagtctgcacacttaaccaccacaccaaactggctcaaagcggCCCTTGCCTCTACTCCAGGTGGCAGTATCGAGGCTTCCATGCAGAAGCTGTCAAATATGTCAAGGGAATGCCTCAATCCAAGCGAAGAATCAGTCTCATAAGGCAGTTTCTGTAGGCTGGCAGGTGCTGCTAACTTTAATGCAAAGGTTTTCTCTTTCATTCCTTGctggggatttttttggggggtgggggagcctctGCTGTTTTAGGCTCCTGCTTACCCTGTCTTTCTTTCAATGTTCAGGTTTTACAAGCACCTGGATCGTGGCTACAACTCATGTGCCAGGGCGGATCTCTACTTCATGCCGCTAGCAGGTTCCAAACTGGCCAAGAAGAGGGAGGAGGCCATCGAGAAGGCCAAGAGGGAGGCGGAGCAGAAGTCAAGAGAAGAGAGGGAacgggagaaagagaaggaaaaagagagggagagagagcgtGAGCGTGAGAGAGAAGCAGAAAGAGTGGCGGTAGGTTTGTCTGTCTGTCCAGCCCAGGGGGTCATCCGGGCGAGTCCCAATCCCACAATCCACTGGTGTTCTCACAGGGCAGTGCTAGAATTTCGCTGGGATTAAGCTCCTGCATCAGGCGGTCTGAGGCTGCCATCTTTCTTCAGCTACCTTGCCGACCTCTGGTCCTTTCCTGCATGCAAAGGGCTTCCTCTTTGCTCCCAAACGAGGAGCATCAGGTTGCCACTTGAGGCCGAAGTTCAGGGATTGGTTGATGGCAGAGGAAGAAGGGGCCTGTGTTGGTGGCAcataggtttgattccccacgcgtTGCTTCCAGTACTGCCGCAGGCTTCCGGACTTCTGCTTCCCTTCTTAAAAAACGCATCACAGTTCTTTCCTTTATATCAATTGACTTCTGTTTGGGGAAATTTGCTCCAGCACCTGTTCCATGGGATAATTAATAGCAACTCTTCCTgggttactcccccccccctgccctttagagcaggggtggccaatggtagctctccagatgttttttttgcctacaactcccatcagccccagtcattggccatgctggctggggctgatgggagttgtaggcaaaaaaacatctggagagctaccgttggccacccctgctttagtgcaCCAGTATCTAGGAGCTGTGACATTTTCAAAAGGGAGACTGTGGGCTGCTGGGGCCCTTGGTTTCTTTTGGATGTGGCAAGTCAACTGAGAAGGCAGGATTGCCTGGTGTAGTTTTGACTGCTGTGTTCTGACTGCAATGAAAATCCACCTGTATGATTTTTGTTGGGGCATTCCTTGGTTTTGGACACTAACTACATTCTCCTCTTCGCCCCTTTTTTGTGCAGCAGAAAGCATCCAGCTCCTCCCACGAAGGGCGTCTCGGGGAATCCCAGCTGAGCGGACCAGCTCACATGAGGCCTTCGTTTGAACCTCCTCCCACCACCATCGCCGCCGTCCCCCCCTACATCGGCCCAGACACACCGGCGCTACGGACTCTCAGCGAATACGCACGCCCCCACGTCATGTCCCCCACAAACCGCAACCACCCGTTCTTCGTTCCCCTCAACCCCACCGACCCCCTCTTGGCCTACCACATGCCTGGCCTCTACAACGTGGACCCCACCATCCGGGAGCGGGAGCTGCGTGAACGGGAGCTCCGGGAGCGGGAGATCCGGGAGCGTGAGCTGCGGGAGAGGATGAAGCCCGGCTTCGAGGTGAAGCCTCCGGAACTCGACGCGCTGCACCCCGCCACCAACCCCATGGAGCACTTTGCCCGCCACGGCGCCCTCGCCATCCCCCCCACAGCAGGCCCTCATCCCTTCGCTTCGTTCCACCCGGGGCTGAACCCCCTGGAACGGGAGAGACTCGCTCTGGCAGGCCCCCAGTTGCGGCCGGAAATGAGCTACCCGGACAGACTGGCTGCCGAGCGGATACACGCCGAGCGGATGGCGTCGCTCACCAATGACCCCTTGGCCAGGCTCCAGATGTTCAACGTGACGCCGCATCATCATCAACATTCACACATACACTCGCACCTCCACCTCCACCAGCAGGACCCGCTCCATCAAGGTGAGCCAGGGCTGGCCCAGGCTGCGTTACCTACAgacacccccaccctccccagtcaTCCTTTTTCTGTTAAGTTGTGTTGCGCCTACCTGCTGCAAGCAGGACTGGGTGGTAGAACAAACCCTGTTGTATAGTTTCATGCTTCCAGTGAAGGTGGGTGgtcactttttgggggggggagtgcagctcGACCAGGAAGGAGGGAAGTAGCTCCTTAGAAACCAGTAAGGTGTTCAAGGTTTCCTACCtctaaaatcttgttggtctcagaGGTGCTAGAACTCAAATCTaggtgttctactgcagaccaacatggctactctctgaaatgCCTAAGAAGAGGCAGGGAGGAGTGAAACCGAAAGGTAGCCCAGTAAACTGCAACCTGATTAGCTTGTTCTCCAGCTGCAGGGAATTTTGTGCactggaaaggaaaaagaaaggtcccctgtacaagcaccagtcgtttccgactctggggtgacgttgctttcacaacgttttcttggcaggctttttacggggtggtttggaattgccttctccagtcttttacactttccc
The Heteronotia binoei isolate CCM8104 ecotype False Entrance Well chromosome 18, APGP_CSIRO_Hbin_v1, whole genome shotgun sequence genome window above contains:
- the RERE gene encoding LOW QUALITY PROTEIN: arginine-glutamic acid dipeptide repeats protein (The sequence of the model RefSeq protein was modified relative to this genomic sequence to represent the inferred CDS: inserted 2 bases in 1 codon; deleted 5 bases in 5 codons); amino-acid sequence: MTADKEKDKEKEKDRDRDRDRERDKREKARESENSRPRRSCTLEGGAKNYAESDHSEDEDNDNNSATTEESTKKNKKKPPKKKSRYERTDNGEITSFITEDDVVYRPGDCVYIESRRPNTPYFICSIQDFKLSKRDHLLMNVKWYYRQSEVPDSVYQHLVQDRHNENDSGRELVITDPVIKNRELFISDYVDTYHAAALRGKCNISHFSDIFAAREFKARVDSFFYILGYNPETRRLNSTQGEIRVGPSHQAKLPELQPFPSGESDSVTQHEELVWMPGVNDCDLLMYLRAARSMAAFAGMCDGGSTEDGCVAASRDDTTLNALNTLHESNYDAGKALQRLVKKPVPKLIEKCWTEDEVKRFIKGLRQYGKNFFRIRKELLPNKETGELITFYYYWKKTPEAASSRAHRRHRRQAVFRRIKTRTASTPVNTPSRPPSSEFLDLSSASEDDFDSEDSEQELKGYACRHCFTTTSKDWHHGGRENILLCTDCRIHFKKYGELPPIEKPVDPPPFMFKPVKEEEDGLSGKHSMRTRRSRGSMSTLRSGRKKQPTSPDGRTSPINEDIRSSGRNSPSAASTSSNDSKADSVKKSTKKIKEEASSPLKSSKRQREKAASDTEEPERINAKKTKTQEISRPNSPSEGEGEGRSSDSRSVNDEGSSDPKDIDQDNRSTSPSIPSPQDNESDSDSSAQQQVLQXPPTAPPSPPPSSSLPVSAQLPTPLPVASSAPSSAPSHVSPASQAPSQPLAAAAPHSHIQQGPVLHPQRLPSPHPPLQPLTVPPSQPPLPASSQPHQQPPLHGQSRLSPHGLQAQPLLPHPVSSQPFPLPPQSSSSAQSQVPLQPPAASHPHAALQVPAAQPTLPSPSPLQQPPPQPPREQPLPPAPISMPHIKPPPTTPIPQLPTPAHKHPPHLSGPSPFSMNSNLPPPPALKPLSSLSTHHPPSAHPPPLQLMPQSQPLQPSPAQPPVLTQSQSLPPPPALHQVPPQPPFSQHPFAPGGAPSITPPSCPSTSTPPSVPGIPPQAAVSTSAASCGNVPVVTSCTIPPIQIKEEAPDEAEEPESPPPPPRSPSPEPTVVDTPSHASQSARFYKHLDRGYNSCARADLYFMPLAGSKLAKKREEAIEKAKREAEQKSREEREREKEKEKEREREREREREAERVAKASSSSHEGRLGESQLSGPAHMRPSFEPPPTTIAAVPPYIGPDTPALRTLSEYARPHVMSPTNRNHPFFVPLNPTDPLLAYHMPGLYNVDPTIRERELRERELREREIRERELRERMKPGFEVKPPELDALHPATNPMEHFARHGALAIPPTAGPHPFASFHPGLNPLERERLALAGPQLRPEMSYPDRLAAERIHAERMASLTNDPLARLQMFNVTPHHHQHSHIHSHLHLHQQDPLHQGSAGPVHPLVDPLAAGPHLARFPYPPGTIPNPLLGQPPHEHEMLRHPVFGTPYPRDLPGAIPPPMSAAHQLQAMHAQSAELQRLAMEQQWLHGHPHMHGGHLPSQEDYYSRLKKEGDKQL